In Sporichthya polymorpha DSM 43042, a genomic segment contains:
- a CDS encoding alanine racemase — translation MLRLEIDRARFDAHLQKIDADIPGLVPVAKGNGYGLTMDRCVDEALTLGADTLAVGTFAEARRLPERAEGFSKVVVLTPHLPGDPTEGLPIALFGRVVHTVATAEAAATLAGKRVVVECRTSLRRHGVGADDLPGLAAALSDVRLEGFALHLPMNRPRGAHPVTEVATWVERLKAAKLPAATIYVSHLSGPEVAGLGKQFPETTFRARVGTKLWLGDRGALRPKARVLDVEKLARGDRYGYRQRKAPRDGHLVVVAGGTAHGVGLSAPKPVAGLMTRVKIAGEGTLATFNRTLSPFTWAGKQRWFAEPPHMQVSLLWLPAGVEPPAVGDYLDVETRMTTTTFDEIVEV, via the coding sequence ATGCTCCGGCTCGAGATCGACCGGGCGCGTTTCGACGCCCACCTGCAGAAGATCGACGCGGACATCCCGGGCCTCGTCCCGGTCGCGAAGGGCAACGGCTACGGCCTGACGATGGACCGCTGCGTGGACGAGGCGCTCACCCTGGGCGCCGACACCCTCGCGGTCGGCACCTTCGCCGAGGCGCGCCGGCTCCCCGAGCGCGCGGAGGGCTTCTCCAAGGTCGTCGTCCTGACGCCCCATCTGCCCGGGGACCCGACGGAGGGTCTGCCGATCGCGCTGTTCGGCCGCGTCGTGCACACCGTCGCCACCGCCGAGGCCGCTGCCACGCTGGCCGGAAAGCGCGTCGTCGTCGAGTGCCGTACGTCGTTGCGCCGCCACGGCGTCGGCGCCGACGACCTGCCCGGGCTCGCCGCCGCGCTCTCCGACGTGCGCCTCGAAGGCTTCGCCCTGCATCTCCCGATGAACCGCCCCCGCGGCGCGCACCCGGTCACCGAGGTAGCCACGTGGGTCGAGCGGCTGAAGGCGGCCAAGCTGCCGGCGGCGACGATCTACGTCAGCCACCTGTCCGGCCCCGAGGTCGCCGGCCTGGGCAAGCAGTTCCCCGAGACGACATTCCGTGCCCGCGTCGGGACTAAGCTCTGGCTCGGCGACCGCGGCGCGCTGCGGCCGAAGGCCCGCGTCCTCGACGTCGAGAAGCTCGCCCGCGGCGACCGGTACGGCTACCGCCAGCGCAAGGCTCCGCGCGATGGCCACCTCGTCGTGGTCGCCGGCGGCACCGCGCACGGCGTCGGCCTGTCCGCCCCGAAGCCGGTCGCCGGGCTGATGACCCGCGTCAAAATCGCGGGCGAGGGCACTCTCGCGACGTTCAACCGGACACTGAGCCCGTTCACCTGGGCCGGCAAGCAGCGCTGGTTCGCCGAGCCGCCGCACATGCAGGTCTCGCTGCTCTGGCTCCCCGCCGGCGTCGAACCGCCCGCGGTCGGGGACTACCTCGACGTCGAGACCCGCATGACGACCACGACCTTCGACGAGATCGTCGAGGTCTGA
- a CDS encoding lipid II:glycine glycyltransferase FemX: MSLTVRTITADEHLALVASRGSASFLQVPSWGQVKKEWRSESIGWCDTDGKIVGAGLVLYRQIPKVKRYLAYLPEGPVLPWEDVTDAASLRRLLDPMVAHLKFRKAFGVRMGPMVVTRRWSAETIKAAVKDGQATKLQALTPDVVDPAGRQVAELMRSAGWIPPSTAAGFAAGQPQYVFQVPLAGRSVEDLLAGFNQQWRRNIKKADKAGVEVTEGTEADLPAFHALYTHTAERDHFTPRPLSYFQTMMRALSAEDPERFKLYLAKHEGELLASTIWIRVGGHAWYSYGASASHKRELQPSNAIQWRMMSDAHAAGAGVYDLRGITDTLDPADPHFGLIQFKLGTGGQAVEYLGEWDLPINSLLFKAFRLYLAKR; encoded by the coding sequence ATGTCGTTGACGGTCCGGACGATCACGGCCGACGAGCACCTCGCCCTCGTCGCCTCCCGCGGTTCCGCGAGCTTCCTCCAGGTCCCCTCGTGGGGGCAGGTGAAGAAGGAGTGGCGCAGCGAGTCCATCGGGTGGTGCGACACCGACGGCAAGATCGTCGGCGCCGGTCTCGTGCTCTACCGCCAGATCCCGAAGGTGAAGCGGTACCTCGCCTACCTGCCCGAGGGTCCGGTCCTGCCGTGGGAGGACGTGACCGACGCCGCATCCCTGCGCCGGCTGCTCGACCCGATGGTCGCCCACCTGAAGTTCCGCAAGGCCTTCGGTGTGCGGATGGGCCCGATGGTCGTCACCCGCCGCTGGAGCGCCGAGACCATCAAGGCCGCGGTCAAGGACGGCCAGGCGACGAAGCTCCAGGCGCTGACGCCGGACGTCGTCGACCCGGCCGGCCGGCAGGTCGCCGAGCTGATGCGTTCCGCCGGGTGGATCCCGCCGTCGACGGCGGCCGGCTTCGCCGCCGGCCAGCCCCAGTACGTGTTCCAGGTTCCGCTGGCCGGGCGATCCGTCGAGGACCTGCTCGCCGGGTTCAACCAGCAGTGGCGGCGCAACATCAAGAAGGCCGACAAGGCGGGCGTCGAGGTCACCGAGGGGACCGAGGCCGACCTGCCGGCGTTCCACGCGCTGTACACGCACACCGCCGAACGGGACCACTTCACCCCGCGCCCGCTCAGCTACTTCCAGACGATGATGCGCGCGCTCAGTGCCGAGGACCCGGAGCGCTTCAAGCTCTACCTCGCCAAGCACGAGGGCGAACTGCTCGCCTCGACGATCTGGATCCGCGTCGGCGGCCACGCCTGGTACTCCTACGGCGCCTCGGCGAGCCACAAGCGCGAGCTGCAGCCGAGCAACGCGATCCAGTGGCGGATGATGTCGGACGCCCACGCCGCCGGCGCCGGCGTGTACGACCTGCGCGGCATCACCGACACCCTTGACCCGGCCGACCCGCACTTCGGGCTGATCCAGTTCAAGCTCGGCACCGGCGGTCAGGCGGTGGAGTACCTCGGCGAGTGGGACCTGCCGATCAACTCCCTGCTGTTCAAGGCGTTCCGGCTGTACCTGGCGAAGCGGTAG
- a CDS encoding glycosyltransferase family 87 protein, with protein sequence MHIRSSRAAARPSLRAIGPFLAVVALFLATRTALLLFTVREREFVLPSVTNDVRDIYSRWYDVLSTGQFPEHDVMWQYPPAAALVILAPGLLPLSYAVGFYWISFTVDLITFGVLLAAARRRMVEDEVAYASGAAVAPTGRWAWARHQPWAAWVWALGVALGGPIAYGRYDLIVTGVAVAGLVLLLSADANPLDGRTRRWAGGAVLAFGALLKVWPALVFLCAGRGRRWKETWAAAVVAGSLILLGFWVTMPHSMSFLSAQGGRGVEVESIAALPFHIASHHGWDGYVALNYGSMEYLGPHVNLAAKLCLLASALAFGWLVLWRLTARTWRDSTTADAALVAVLLFVVTSRVISPQYMVWLIGLGAVCALHFGPRGTSLMRLPLALVLVATALTCVEYPYWFDELLNAEREAVLLVTVRNVLLVAAAVIGASRLWRSTRAAAGGQAAGGSLRVLVAQAGSRSRSQEMSAP encoded by the coding sequence GTGCACATCAGGTCCTCCAGGGCGGCCGCGCGGCCGTCGTTGCGTGCGATCGGCCCCTTTCTCGCGGTCGTCGCACTCTTCCTCGCCACGCGCACGGCGCTGCTGCTGTTCACGGTCCGTGAGCGTGAGTTCGTGCTGCCGTCGGTCACCAACGACGTCCGCGACATCTACAGCCGCTGGTACGACGTGCTCTCCACGGGCCAGTTCCCCGAGCACGACGTCATGTGGCAGTACCCCCCGGCCGCGGCCCTGGTGATTCTCGCCCCCGGGCTGCTGCCGCTCTCCTACGCGGTCGGCTTCTACTGGATCTCGTTCACGGTCGACCTGATCACCTTCGGCGTGCTGCTCGCCGCTGCGCGTCGGCGGATGGTCGAGGACGAGGTGGCCTATGCCTCGGGCGCCGCCGTCGCTCCCACCGGCCGGTGGGCCTGGGCACGGCACCAGCCGTGGGCGGCCTGGGTGTGGGCGCTCGGCGTCGCGCTCGGCGGGCCGATCGCCTACGGCCGCTACGACCTGATCGTCACCGGTGTCGCGGTCGCGGGTCTGGTGCTCCTGCTCAGCGCCGACGCGAACCCGCTCGACGGGCGCACCCGGCGTTGGGCCGGCGGCGCGGTGCTGGCCTTCGGGGCGCTGCTCAAGGTGTGGCCGGCGCTAGTGTTCCTGTGCGCGGGGCGGGGCCGGCGATGGAAGGAGACCTGGGCCGCGGCGGTCGTCGCCGGCTCGCTGATCCTGCTCGGCTTCTGGGTGACGATGCCGCACTCCATGTCGTTCCTGTCCGCCCAGGGCGGGCGCGGGGTCGAGGTGGAGTCGATCGCGGCCCTGCCCTTCCACATCGCCAGCCACCACGGGTGGGACGGCTACGTCGCGCTGAACTACGGCTCGATGGAGTACCTGGGCCCGCACGTGAACCTCGCCGCCAAGCTGTGCCTGCTCGCCAGCGCCCTCGCGTTCGGCTGGCTGGTGCTCTGGCGGCTGACCGCGCGCACCTGGCGCGACTCGACGACCGCGGACGCCGCGCTGGTCGCGGTGTTGCTGTTCGTGGTCACGAGCCGGGTGATCAGCCCGCAGTACATGGTCTGGCTGATCGGCCTCGGTGCCGTCTGCGCGCTGCACTTCGGCCCCCGCGGCACCTCGCTGATGCGGCTGCCCCTGGCGCTGGTCCTGGTCGCGACCGCACTGACCTGCGTCGAGTACCCGTACTGGTTCGACGAGCTGCTCAACGCCGAGCGCGAGGCTGTCCTGCTCGTGACGGTGCGCAACGTGCTCCTCGTCGCGGCGGCCGTGATCGGGGCCTCGCGGCTCTGGCGCAGCACGCGCGCGGCGGCGGGCGGGCAGGCCGCCGGGGGCAGCCTGCGCGTCCTCGTCGCTCAGGCAGGCAGCCGCTCCCGCAGCCAGGAGATGTCCGCGCCCTGA